One Fusarium falciforme chromosome 12, complete sequence DNA window includes the following coding sequences:
- a CDS encoding FAD-binding PCMH-type domain-containing protein, with protein sequence MFIQWSSWLASVALSLLLSSSNAQTITVDGKTVAADKSNVAPAADAPSGDSHTGFESIQLTEDVLTNLTDLKLSNVSLFYFDDDSKSEKRSVGSSQKCRALPGDAFYPSHIAWNVLDILSGGALIKTVPLGSACYDGEHYDETKCQFLIDNWNKSDTHVVDPSSVMSPLFEGATCEPQGAALGKNCTLGGFPSYSLNITNVAQIQLAINFARNSNLRLVVRNTGHDFLGKNTGEGALSLWTHHLNDIEVIKNYKSAGGRYKGPAFKVGAGVVVHELYEAAEREGYTAVGGECRTVGVAGGYAAGGGHSPVTPIHGLGSDQILSVDIVTPDGRFITADETQNKDLFWALRGGGPATWGVVTSMTVKVHEKTVFSGMTWDTTTTAMNITDDTFWKAIEAYWRRYPEFSAAKSYGYCRMSGLTGGGYAWRGLPFMVPGMKLTDFKKLVQPLIDEWTALGVDPQLQFFEHDSLYQAWTRHFPVSRVGSPYARTGSRLLPRKNWEDEELLNKTIQTVRSIVEDGAFLVHYNINADEPDNTAASSVNPAWRDVMMFNIIGLTWTEDTSESDVAAIHKKLTGDLVQRLKDVSPGAGGYLNEGDVMDPEFSQSFFGDNYERLLKIKKKVDPKDVFWAPTAVGSEGWYITGQESYVTKQTGRLCRKN encoded by the exons ATGTTCATCCAGTGGTCCAGTTGGTTGGCTTCGGTGGCTCTATCCCTCCTCCTGTCCTCTTCCAACGCCCAAACCATTACCGTCGATGGCAAGACTGTCG CCGCCGATAAGTCCAATGTCGCTCCAGCAGCCGATGCTCCTTCGGGTGATTCCCACACGGGCTTTGAAAGCATCCAGTTGACTGAGGATGTACTCACCAATCTCACGGACCTCAAATTGAGTAATGTCTCGCTGTTCTACTTTGACGACGACTCCAAGTCGGAGAAGCGATCCGTCGGTAGTTCTCAGAAGTGCAGGGCGTTGCCTGGCGATGCCTTCTATCCCAGCCACATCGCCTGGAATGTCTTGGACATTCTCAGCGGTGGCGCGTTGATCAAGACGGTGCCCCTGGGTTCTGCCTGCTACGATGGCGAGCATTATGACGAGACCAAGTGTCAATTCCTCATCGACAACTGGAACAAATCCGACACACA CGTCGTGGATCCCTCCTCGGTCATGTCCCCTCTCTTCGAGGGTGCCACATGTGAGCCCCAAGGCGCTGCTCTCGGCAAGAACTGCACGCTGGGAGGATTCCCATCGTACTcgctcaacatcaccaacgtGGCCCAAATCCAGCTGGCCATTAACTTTGCTCGCAACTCGAACCTGCGTCTCGTTGTCCGCAACACTGGTCATGACTTCCTGGGCAAGAACACCGGAGAGGGCGCTCTGTCACTCTGGACGCATCATCTTAATGACATtgaagttattaagaattacaAGTCCGCTGGAGGCCGCTACAAGGGGCCGGCCTTCAAGGTCGGGGCCGGCGTCGTGGTACACGAGCTTTACGAGGCTGCTGAGCGCGAGGGCTACACCGCTGTTGGTGGCGAGTGTCGT ACTGTTGGTGTCGCTGGTGGCTATGCTGCCGGAGGAGGTCACTCTCCTGTGACGCCCATTCACGGCCTCGGTTCCGACCAGATTCTCAGCGTCGACATCGTCACTCCCGACGGCCGCTTCATCACTGCGGATGAGACTCAGAATAAAGATCTTTTCTGGGCTCTTCGTGGCGGCGGCCCAGCTACTTGGGGTGTTGTCACCTCGATGACGGTCAAGGTCCACGAGAAGACAGTCTTCTCCGGCATGACGTGGGATACCACCACGACGGCCATGAACATTACGGACGATACCTTCTGGAAGGCCATCGAAGCCTACTGGCGACGCTACCCTGAGTTCTCCGCTGCCAAGTCCTACGGTTACTGCCGAATGTCTGGACTTACCGGAGGTGGCTATGCCTGGCGAGGCTTGCCTTTCATGGTCCCCGGAATGAAACTCACTGATTTCAAGAAGCTTGTACAGCCTCTGATTGACGAATGGACTGCCCTCGGTGTTGATCCCCAGCTCCAGTTCTTCGAGCATGACAGCTTGTACCAGGCTTGGACTCGTCACTTCCCAGTCTCCAGAGTCGGTAGCCCTTATGCCCGAACTGGATCGCGCCTCTTGCCTCGCAAAAACtgggaagacgaggagctcTTGAACAAGACTATCCAGACAGTTCGCTCCATCGTTGAGGATGGCGCTTTCCTGGTTCACTATAACATCAATGCGGATGAGCCCGATAACACGGCCGCGAGCTCCGTCAATCCGGCCTGGCGTGACGTTATGATGTTCAACATCATCGGACTCACCTGGACCGAAGACACGTCCGAGTCCGACGTGGCTGCCATTCACAAGAAGCTCACCGGCGATCTCGTCCAGCGCCTCAAGGACGTCAGCCCCGGCGCCGGCGGCTACCTCAACGAGGGCGACGTCATGGACCCCGAGTTCTCCCAGTCCTTCTTTGGAGATAACTACGAGCGTCTGTTGAAGATTAAGAAAAAGGTTGACCCCAAGGATGTATTCTGGGCGCCTACTGCTGTGGGTAGCGAGGGCTGGTACATTACCGGCCAGGAAAGCTATGTGACGAAGCAGACTGGCCGTCTCTGCCGTAAGAACTAA
- a CDS encoding HET domain-containing protein: MSDQRVTSLDTDGGLGETSRDRRPLQPLLAKGSASVKKLSSNPPPSQGIFATPENESFYKLYSYSDLESTEQDIRLIHVFKDEHCDLIQCEFLPQSSLREASGSYHTLSYCAGDPLKAEPVLLQGIKFNAFANLQHALEQTLSLWKHKYPQEECVLWVDQICINQRNDAERSHQVGLMRDIYTNCRGTFISLSTADSYETGSNGMDWLRELAEAYQLPGTFQARRDKFWCILQENISNYNFFEGWYSFYELFQCPWWRRAWIHQEFICSPSATFMYHGSTIFSTHTSFLLLLCRTLSAFGIIGFLVLEAERSKKTRVPKIDRDLVLEICARNERARDSLEAVQLLLDSKETWRGDEDLKKVLAGSRHCRSSDPRDRIFAFLGLAHPGYGIETDYRKSNTLRATIIHTAKKILEFDQHLEMLAFAVRTIIVRPGVLPSWVPDWASTMILEDGHFARLPGQDKQFQHDAIGSSVIHPSTDANNVFLRV; the protein is encoded by the coding sequence ATGTCGGACCAGAGAGTCACCTCACTTGACACAGACGGTGGCCTCGGCGAGACTTCTCGTGACAGAAGACCCCTCCAGCCGTTACTTGCTAAGGGCTCAGCGAGTGTCAAAAAACTGAGCAGCAATCCACCACCCTCTCAAGGAATATTCGCGACTCCGGAAAACGAATCTTTCTACAAATTATATTCCTACAGCGACTTGGAATCGACAGAGCAAGACATCAGATTGATCCATGTCTTCAAAGATGAGCACTGCGACCTGATTCAGTGCGAGTTCCTCCCACAGTCAAGTCTTCGGGAAGCCAGCGGAAGTTACCATACCCTGTCCTACTGTGCAGGGGATCCATTGAAGGCAGAGCCCGTTCTCTTGCAAGGTATCAAGTTCAATGCATTCGCCAACTTGCAACATGCCCTGGAGCAGACTCTATCGCTGTGGAAGCACAAGTATCCACAAGAAGAATGCGTCCTCTGGGTCGATCAAATATGCATCAATCAGCGGAACGACGCTGAACGATCGCACCAGGTCGGGCTCATGCGGGATATTTATACCAACTGTCGAGGAACCTTCATCTCTCTTTCGACGGCCGACTCATATGAGACTGGTTCCAACGGTATGGATTGGTTGAGGGAGCTTGCCGAAGCCTACCAACTGCCAGGCACATTCCAAGCTCGGCGCGACAAGTTCTGGTGTATCTTGCAAGAAAACATCTcaaattataacttttttgAAGGCTGGTATTCCTTCTATGAGCTTTTCCAGTGCCCATGGTGGAGGCGCGCCTGGATACACCAAGAGTTCATATGCTCACCCAGCGCTACCTTCATGTACCACGGCAGCACTATTTTCTCTACACACACTTCGTTTCTCTTGTTACTCTGTCGGACTTTGTCAGCTTTTGGAATTATTGGCTTTCTCGTGCTGGAAGCAGAAAGGTCAAAGAAAACCAGAGTGCCGAAGATAGATCGAGATCTCGTGCTGGAGATTTGCGCGAGAAACGAGCGTGCCAGAGACTCGCTTGAAGCCGTACAGTTGCTACTGGACTCCAAGGAGACATGGAGGGGTGACGAAGACCTTAAGAAGGTATTGGCCGGATCTCGACATTGCAGAAGCTCTGATCCTAGAGATCGCATCTTCGCCTTCCTAGGACTCGCACATCCCGGATATGGTATTGAAACAGATTATAGGAAGTCCAACACCCTCCGTGCTACCATTATACATACGGCTAAGAAAATTCTCGAGTTTGACCAACATTTGGAGATGCTGGCATTCGCCGTCAGAACAATCATAGTAAGGCCGGGCGTGTTACCGTCTTGGGTGCCAGATTGGGCGTCAACTATGATTTTGGAGGATGGCCACTTTGCACGGCTTCCAGGGCAGGATAAACAATTCCAGCATGATGCTATCGGCTCATCTGTTATCCATCCTTCTACTGACGCCAATAATGTCTTCCTACGAGTCTGA